The Maylandia zebra isolate NMK-2024a linkage group LG14, Mzebra_GT3a, whole genome shotgun sequence genome includes the window cgcgtgcatgtgtgccccggtcacagctcctttcagcatggcCGGAGGTAAGTCACTGCCACTTTGCTCTCAGCTAATTAAAGTTTGTTCAGATCCCAAGCTGCAATGTGAATACAGCCAAACCGCCGCGTTTGTGTTTGTCATTAAGAGACTCATTCGGGATAAGTTTTGTGGAGGGCGGAGTTCACTAATATACGCTTATGAGTTTTAGCCGAGAACGCAGCTAAAATGCTAGCATGCTAAGTTAGCCTGATTGCTAGCGGCTACTCGCggcagtctcttttttttaacagcatgcACTCTTTTTTCCTTCGTCAGGAGAGGTGTACTGGCAGTCGcgtgacacacacagatcagacacatatttctgtgttgcaggtaTGGAGATGTTCTTATGTTTTGGAGATGCAGTCtttcattcattgtttttaCAAGTACAGTGTTGTATTGCCTGTTAGATGGCGGTTATTAATATAATTGTACTGAAGTataattgtgtggatgctttaagcatccacactattgagttcctgtttctctttattctttattattattgtgtggatgctttaagcatccacactattgagttcctgtttctctttattctttattgtgtggatgcttaagcatccacactattgagttcctgtttctctttattctttattattgtgtggatgcttaagcatccacactattgagttcctgtttctctttattctttattattgtgtggatgctttaagcatccacactattgagttcctgtttctctttattgtgtggatgccttaataggcatccacactattgagttcctgtttctctttattctttattattccgggtgtttccgtacactttttgccgtggatctacttccacaatttttgtgctattttcaccgttcaaactctaaactgttctgctctttctgctaatgccggctatgacttttggtgtttattactattatactttttaaaatattacacttttttcctttaatttgtcccattgaaatgaatgggaaacttccacaattctgctaaaactttcttgtctttgaaacttaactactgcctcatactttcacctagaaacttcattcaaactttaaaatgttctcaaatgatttggctattcctgtatgattcagctttttcagatcttctaccgttttaatcttatccctctttgagttttcagttgcaaaattgtgatttttcagaaaatacatgcgttgctatggttgctatgcaattaactcagaggggacagtgaaactgtttgaattttctcttcatgtccaaacaacttcttgctactcgctcaatttccactcaagccccacacattatacatcaaaacgtaggtatttttgctggctttcagaaaatgtcactatcattgttgtgggacttatagattttttgcaaatctcctcagagtaacacaaagtcagaaaactctccatataaactcaatggagagtttgttcaaaatcaccgctggatttctctaatgagaggcattttcaaattgtcatatctccttaacgaagcgaagttaagacatgaggcttgtcccgatatatcttcagacactcctgatgctcacaattcaagaattattttctcacctattaccgttctgagatgagttagacttgATTGAGGGGtggaaatttgtccctcgctcagatttcatcagatttcaatctctggaaatgaaccacttttttctctcgtcatatctttttgatggatttccacagagccctgaaaatttccatgactgttcaccaaagcctgctgtttcttacggtgaaagaatgattttgatgctccatatagatttagagttaccaaaggttgtttgagagcaagtaaggcagtttttgcttcgcctctacacagttacagtgtattacaagtcatatatctttaataatttatattttatctctgaattatgaagacctgaagattcccccatctcttctgaataaaacgatgcctgaatgaccgttctagcctctacggttaggaaattatggccatttgttcgaggggaatcctgaatgtcagaaatacactgaagaaaactcacacctctctttgtgtctgtgtgtgtaacggtgtgttcacaccgaacgcgatggacgcgaatagagcgtcaggtttacatgtaaagtcaatggaaaggcgcgatgacgcgcgattgcgggtcccgcgaaaattcggaagcagatttgcgtcgcgaaaacgccaaaacgcgtgaaacgcgcgtcagtgtagcgcgtctggcgcgtttgactcgcgaataaaaccacgcgcgtgagtttttgtgttgcattttgtgcatacgcgcgtttcgcgtctaccgctcgagttggaaaaatctgaactccagcgtcaaatcgcgccgcgacaaccaatcaggagcctggtgacgtggctgttacctaggtcaaaggggcagatccagccaaagcctttcatacttcaatggaggggaaggctaatcaatgcggtagcaaacaactcggagccgtacaacaccagctgctttcagtaccgagacagcaaaaggaccgagcttggaggaagatatgtgaagagatcgggcaacctggtaagttcattcatttctcttttgaaagttttcactgacccggggaagccgcacaaaagctagcaagccaccgctattttcccactgacgtacaaataccgttctgcttttatgcatgttgtcatttaggaatatattttattgtttattaataaacagcacacagtggtcccgctgttcatccgtcactgctttgcttttttgctgattttttattgcacagtacagcattgcattctgcagcctgattgacaaatctcctgcgcttgccaaatttatcacgtttggttttgataaccatcgcgtccaatagaaaaaacagcacaaaaacacccataactatgagcctcattcggaaatagacacctgcaccgtgagggaaaaaggcgcacgaaagtggcgggcagatgaagacaaaccgcggcataataatacttttacgttttgcaatctacaaaggtttgcactttgagaatcaattgtgagaactgtgaccaggggctagttattctgagaacccctgcaataaatgagggaccactgtctactctacgattattatatccaacctgttaacatttaatactgtattgatagaaccaactgattctgcagcagagcatccccagtccctgagctcctgctgctgcacccacagatatgtacagcaagcactgatacctttttagtcggtgggattcccttgtgatcacctttactaaatatctacaaccaatctgattatatcctgttattggttttttttttttcaatgttgaaattaaaatctagtagcagccttctcatttctttgtgttttgtgctgttttacaggcccacagaggaggacggctccaaggcagatgagggacgggtcccaggacggtccatcggcggtggagctggccatcctggagtccctgaagaggccacaccagtctccaatggagcatttcctcctcagccttgttcctgctctggagagcagctggtcctttttattcctgtctctctgtaaattcttatattttatatatttatgtttaatgtttttctgtttgagacttttaatattatttcaaataaatgtttataatgactaatgtctcagttctactacacagcaaatgttggcacacgacttgacacatgtagaatttatttcatattatactaatgacaaaatatactgatacagtgggatgcagaagtttgggcaaccttgttaatagacattattttcctgtataaatcgttggttgttacaataaaaaatgtcagttaaatatcatacaggagacacacacagtgatatttgagaagtgaaaagaagtttactggatttacagaaagtgtgcaataattgtttaaacaaaatcaagcaggtgcatcaatttgggcaccacaaaaaagaaatgaaatgaatatttagtgtatatcaatgtgtgtgtctcctatatgatatatggggtgcctttgtctggatgtgcttcccatccagagctgcacagcacagaggaaagttccagcgctcctggaatccctctgtgatggagcgccagtctccaggtgaaggcacagccatgaagtcgtccactagacagtcccagatggacgtcgctgccttgggggtgatctggctcaccgtggacacaccgactctgaaactgaacgcgatggtcctgaaggagtccccggtgacaaggaacctggacaaaattgttcaaaatcagtattatgtgtactgcagttacaaaatacattattcaaattccaaaatacttttgtgatgtcagatttaaatcacaaaacatgaatcttacataaaaccttttgtaattataaggataattacaaaatgtatattagatcATATCTaaaacagtgttttgttttaactttaacatatcataatttgattggtagcaactttcacaactacagtgagccaatcactcataattcctaaacatgtcaatcaggtaggaatgaagtaagacattaatagaaataaagagttgtgtgttgacatgtagccctttccttgcttaaatcattaatatttttgaaaaattaatctgtgataagacagcttatcaagatagaaccatgtaactaaagatgaaccaaactgttcagttttatctaactctgttttaataaaggctgtgacccctgctatagagtctgacagctgcagggattatatacaaatattcaactatcccagaattaaaccaggtctaaataaaaaggagtgagtatcactacaaaggttaactcagtggtcctaatgctacagtttgatatcagcaaacaccgagcgcatacattgatgtgacaccacagccatgctatcattcaaacactgataacagcataaatcgaattaaatcgggacttgatgagagcttctgagtatcactagaaatattataaagagtcgtctctgtaccacagtttgctttcagtaaacaccgacagcattcactgttagcatagcacatccatgttagcagtgtataactggatggattagcatattagcacaggtatcaataaaggactaccgtattaaatagttttactaacctcaggcagacggacaggcgctctgcaggtgggattgagcgtctgtagttggtgtctaggcgggcaatgctgggaccgacgagggaaagcaggtcctcaaactggccgacggtgatagcgctggaatcggccgtcatccagccgcagctcctggagcaagtggtgaaactcaccaaactgctcatgcctctggaggacctgatggacccaggtacggcgaggacgtcttttacgctgctgctctgctctccacagtaaatagagaagggagactctctcttcaagcgctagctcgacagctgccatcttgcaaaaccaggtctggcacaactccctcccacattcctcccacatttccggttcacgcgcgtcaaaatatcatattttgacgcgcgatggatttttcttggacacgcgttgagacgcgaatgtacacgcgtcaaattaggggcgtttggggcgttttattcgcgtccatcgcgttcggtgtgaacacaccgtaagggctgactacagcaggtgcagctaatttaactgacctacatataccaagcccagactctccacagctcctgttccctttactgtctgtgtatgtgtgtctgtgtatcaatatttctcctatgtttaggtattactcctcaatcatagtatttctgctaaagcaaagtacttctactacatctaagtacttttgccaaatcatagtatttctgctaaatcatagtatttctgccaattcatagtatttttgcaaaatcatggtatttgtgcaaaatcatggttttggggccaaatatttctgttattttataatatatgtgctgaatatattatatgtgccaaatcatagtatttatcccaaattatagtatttatgccaaattacagtatttctgctaaaatgcagaaatagtaccttttagcaggaatttctaccaaaagatagtacttctgctaaatcagagtatttctgctaaaccagagtattcctgccaaatcatagtatttgtactgaaacatggtacttctgcccaatcatagtatttatacccaatcatagtatttctgctaaatcatagcatttgtgccaaatcatggtatttgtgcaaaaacatagtatgtctgcaaaaccatagtatatctcttatgttatagtattactactaaggcatagtatttctgccaaatcatagtatgtgtgccaaatcgcagtatttataccaaatcacagtatttgtggtaaaacatagtatttctgccatattgtggtatttgtgcaagaacattgaactgttatgttatagtattactactaagtcatagtatttctgcattgttatagtatttgtactaaaacgtagtatctctgccaagtcatagaattactgcaatttcatagttttttttaggaaatctgttatgttatagtattactactaagtcatagtatttctgccaaatcatagtatttgtgccaaagcatcgtatttgtatggagtcatagtatttcttctaaatcatagtatttcaatcaaatctcagtagttgttgttaaaacgcagtattattgccaaatcatagtatttgtacccaatcatagtatttctgctaaatcatagcatttgtgccaaatcatggtatttgtgcaaaatcatagtatgtctgcaaaaccatagtatatcttttatgtcatagtattactactaaggcatagtatttctgccaaatcatagtatttgtactaaatcatagtacttgtgccaaatcatagtatttgttgaacatcatagtattggaaccaaaacatagtatttgtcccaaagcatcgtatttgtatggagtaatagtatttcttctaaatcatagtatttcaatcaaatctcagtagttgtgttaaaatgcagtattattgccaaatcatagtatttgtacccaatcatagtatttttgccaaatcgtggtatttgtgcccaaataataattctgttatgttatagtattactactaagttgtagcatatctgttatgttatagtgtatctgcggaatatagtaggtgtgccaaatcatagtatttataccaaatcacagtatttgtgctaaaacatagtatttctgccatattgtggtatttgtgcaagaacattgaactgttatgttatagtattactactaagtcatagtatttctgcgttgttatagtatttgtgctaaaacgtagtatctctgccaagtcatagaattactgcaatttaatagttttttttaggaaatctgttatgttatagtattactactcagtcatagtatttctgccaaatcatagtattcgtgtgaatttgtatactgtaatatcactgtattatgtagtggctaagtaggggctgtttactaagtgcatcagtgtaaataggtcatctcttgtgttggagtgccctcttgtggcgccttttgggtagtgccttagtaaacgggaaccctgtaaaaagtggcatcagactgatttgtagtggaggaatttgttaccagttttcttaatctttaatctgtatgcatgttgtaatgcataccctgttcttaatcatagaaaccacaccatatcacctctccacatcctcctactgtatgccatacctccctgtaccatccatctgaccgcaataaactccacctgtggtaatctaatccctggatgtcagcctctccttctgaccgaggatagttatagtatttgagccaaatcatagtatttgtgctaaaacatagtatttcttccaaatcatagtatttgtgccaaagtatagtatttcttccaaatcatagtataactgcacaataaaggttcttgagccacatcagtgtttgtgccaaatcttagtatttcttctaaatcctagtaattctgctcaatgatagaatttctgctatgctttagtacttttttcctagattgtagtacttctgctaagtcaaagtatttcatgtaaatcatagtatttctaccaagtcccaatgtttctgctaaatcataaataatgttttagtacaaattgtatgatttggtggaactttctgtgttccagcacaaatgctatgatttggcaggaaaaaaatattatttagtataaatactaagttttagcagaaatgctatgtttaaactttaaaaaattctgctatttctgctgatgtgtgttatgacttttgaccattgaaatgaatggaacacattatcaatgtggtcactgattttgcatgatgggctgagctgtgctttacctcagtgagataagcatccgttctcagactgggaggcctgggttcaaatccagcttatggcaacatttctttcacttaacagttaaactttttttaaactcttttcaacacaaatttcattttattcaccccttttcagcaaaattttcagtttttttaaccccttttcagcacaaatccaaactttatcagctctttttcagcaaaaacctcttttcagcagaattctgctcattcaactcttttcagcaaaattttcagttttttctgctgttttcagaaaaaaaactcttttcagcagaaattctgctgatggaactcttt containing:
- the LOC143421996 gene encoding uncharacterized protein LOC143421996 produces the protein MSSLVSFTTCSRSCGWMTADSSAITVGQFEDLLSLVGPSIARLDTNYRRSIPPAERLSVCLRFLVTGDSFRTIAFSFRVGVSTVSQITPKAATSIWDCLVDDFMAVPSPGDWRSITEGFQERWNFPLCCAALDGKHIQTKAPHISYRRHTH